The following proteins come from a genomic window of Gossypium raimondii isolate GPD5lz chromosome 5, ASM2569854v1, whole genome shotgun sequence:
- the LOC105769153 gene encoding B3 domain-containing protein REM16 isoform X3, whose protein sequence is MGDSSEDCRSREEEIFWTHFQCIHFSQFLRGDFLHQLEIPEKFAKNIRKKLPETVTVKGPSGIIWDLGLTADGDTLFFNDGWRNFVLDHSLEENDLLIFKYNGLSHFDVLMFEGQSLCEKGSSYFVRKCVHPESENGYQNKRKIDENPDEIVHKSSQCGLESSPEKSTNNDIGTAPSRGPINSAPTNKKMRYAGSSTKSIYARHLGGKERCTFPGEVRFETEFDGAIMDEGDFSPHPTCYNGPLTQFEKANAIAKAQEALTRDGFMVVMKPTHVWRRFYMAIPVAWTAKHHLKENTDIILRINKRTWRTRRKTYHPGCYHHSGSGLSSSSTSTSDHNTPCLLLNRSS, encoded by the exons ATGGGAGATTCTAGTGAGGATTGTAGAAGCAGGGAAGAGGAAATCTTTTGGACCCATTTTCAGTGCATtcatttctctcaatttctccGTGGTGATTTTCTTCATCAGCTT GAAATACCAGAAAAATTCGCTAAGAATATTAGGAAAAAGCTTCCTGAAACCGTCACTGTTAAAGGTCCTAGCGGTATCATATGGGATCTAGGACTGACTGCAGATGGTGATACCTTGTTCTTCAACGATGGATGGAGAAATTTTGTACTAGACCATTCTTTGGAAGAGAATGACTTGTTGATCTTCAAGTACAATGGGCTGTCCCATTTTGATGTTCTTATGTTTGAGGGCCAGAGCTTGTGTGAGAAGGGATCTTCTTATTTTGTGAGGAAGTGTGTGCATCCGGAATCGGAGAATGGATACCAAAATAAACGAAAGATTGATGAGAACCCTGATGAAATTGTGCACAAATCTTCACAGTGTGGTCTTGAAAGCAGTCCCGAGAAATCTACTAACAATGACATTGGCACAGCGCCATCAAGGGGACCTATCAACTCTGCACCTACTAATAAGAAGATGCGGTATGCAGGTTCTTCTACTAAATCGATCTATGCTAGGCACCTTGGAGGCAAAGAACGTTGTACTTTTCCTGGAGAAGTGAGGTTCGAAACTG AGTTTGATGGTGCAATAATGGATGAAGGTGACTTTAGCCCTCACCCTACATGTTATAACGGGCCTTTGACTCAATTCGAGAAAGCAAATGCCATTGCAAAGGCACAGGAAGCATTAACCAGAGATGGTTTTATGGTGGTTATGAAGCCTACGCATGTATGGAGACGGTTTTACATG GCAATCCCTGTTGCCTGGACGGCTAAACATCACTTAAAAGAAAACACAGATATCATTCTACGCATTAACAAGCGTACATGGAGGACCAG GAGGAAAACCTATCATCCTGGATGTTATCATCATTCGGGTTCTGGACTCAGCAGTTCAAGCACCAGTACCTCTGACCATAACACACCCTGCCTCTTGCTAAATCGCAGCAGTTAA
- the LOC105769153 gene encoding B3 domain-containing protein REM16 isoform X2 — MGDSSEDCRSREEEIFWTHFQCIHFSQFLRGDFLHQLEIPEKFAKNIRKKLPETVTVKGPSGIIWDLGLTADGDTLFFNDGWRNFVLDHSLEENDLLIFKYNGLSHFDVLMFEGQSLCEKGSSYFVRKCVHPESENGYQNKRKIDENPDEIVHKSSQCGLESSPEKSTNNDIGTAPSRGPINSAPTNKKMRYAGSSTKSIYARHLGGKERCTFPGEVRFETGDFSPHPTCYNGPLTQFEKANAIAKAQEALTRDGFMVVMKPTHVWRRFYMAIPVAWTAKHHLKENTDIILRINKRTWRTRYNYHKNRDCGGLSGGWKCFVNDNNLIEYDVCVFEPSNIGGKPIILDVIIIRVLDSAVQAPVPLTITHPASC; from the exons ATGGGAGATTCTAGTGAGGATTGTAGAAGCAGGGAAGAGGAAATCTTTTGGACCCATTTTCAGTGCATtcatttctctcaatttctccGTGGTGATTTTCTTCATCAGCTT GAAATACCAGAAAAATTCGCTAAGAATATTAGGAAAAAGCTTCCTGAAACCGTCACTGTTAAAGGTCCTAGCGGTATCATATGGGATCTAGGACTGACTGCAGATGGTGATACCTTGTTCTTCAACGATGGATGGAGAAATTTTGTACTAGACCATTCTTTGGAAGAGAATGACTTGTTGATCTTCAAGTACAATGGGCTGTCCCATTTTGATGTTCTTATGTTTGAGGGCCAGAGCTTGTGTGAGAAGGGATCTTCTTATTTTGTGAGGAAGTGTGTGCATCCGGAATCGGAGAATGGATACCAAAATAAACGAAAGATTGATGAGAACCCTGATGAAATTGTGCACAAATCTTCACAGTGTGGTCTTGAAAGCAGTCCCGAGAAATCTACTAACAATGACATTGGCACAGCGCCATCAAGGGGACCTATCAACTCTGCACCTACTAATAAGAAGATGCGGTATGCAGGTTCTTCTACTAAATCGATCTATGCTAGGCACCTTGGAGGCAAAGAACGTTGTACTTTTCCTGGAGAAGTGAGGTTCGAAACTG GTGACTTTAGCCCTCACCCTACATGTTATAACGGGCCTTTGACTCAATTCGAGAAAGCAAATGCCATTGCAAAGGCACAGGAAGCATTAACCAGAGATGGTTTTATGGTGGTTATGAAGCCTACGCATGTATGGAGACGGTTTTACATG GCAATCCCTGTTGCCTGGACGGCTAAACATCACTTAAAAGAAAACACAGATATCATTCTACGCATTAACAAGCGTACATGGAGGACCAGGTATAATTATCACAAAAATCGTGATTGTGGAGGGCTTTCTGGTGGTTGGAAGTGTTTTGTGAATGacaataatttaatagaatatgATGTGTGTGTATTTGAGCCTTCCAATATAGGAGGAAAACCTATCATCCTGGATGTTATCATCATTCGGGTTCTGGACTCAGCAGTTCAAGCACCAGTACCTCTGACCATAACACACCCTGCCTCTTGCTAA
- the LOC105769153 gene encoding B3 domain-containing protein REM16 isoform X1 produces the protein MGDSSEDCRSREEEIFWTHFQCIHFSQFLRGDFLHQLEIPEKFAKNIRKKLPETVTVKGPSGIIWDLGLTADGDTLFFNDGWRNFVLDHSLEENDLLIFKYNGLSHFDVLMFEGQSLCEKGSSYFVRKCVHPESENGYQNKRKIDENPDEIVHKSSQCGLESSPEKSTNNDIGTAPSRGPINSAPTNKKMRYAGSSTKSIYARHLGGKERCTFPGEVRFETEFDGAIMDEGDFSPHPTCYNGPLTQFEKANAIAKAQEALTRDGFMVVMKPTHVWRRFYMAIPVAWTAKHHLKENTDIILRINKRTWRTRYNYHKNRDCGGLSGGWKCFVNDNNLIEYDVCVFEPSNIGGKPIILDVIIIRVLDSAVQAPVPLTITHPASC, from the exons ATGGGAGATTCTAGTGAGGATTGTAGAAGCAGGGAAGAGGAAATCTTTTGGACCCATTTTCAGTGCATtcatttctctcaatttctccGTGGTGATTTTCTTCATCAGCTT GAAATACCAGAAAAATTCGCTAAGAATATTAGGAAAAAGCTTCCTGAAACCGTCACTGTTAAAGGTCCTAGCGGTATCATATGGGATCTAGGACTGACTGCAGATGGTGATACCTTGTTCTTCAACGATGGATGGAGAAATTTTGTACTAGACCATTCTTTGGAAGAGAATGACTTGTTGATCTTCAAGTACAATGGGCTGTCCCATTTTGATGTTCTTATGTTTGAGGGCCAGAGCTTGTGTGAGAAGGGATCTTCTTATTTTGTGAGGAAGTGTGTGCATCCGGAATCGGAGAATGGATACCAAAATAAACGAAAGATTGATGAGAACCCTGATGAAATTGTGCACAAATCTTCACAGTGTGGTCTTGAAAGCAGTCCCGAGAAATCTACTAACAATGACATTGGCACAGCGCCATCAAGGGGACCTATCAACTCTGCACCTACTAATAAGAAGATGCGGTATGCAGGTTCTTCTACTAAATCGATCTATGCTAGGCACCTTGGAGGCAAAGAACGTTGTACTTTTCCTGGAGAAGTGAGGTTCGAAACTG AGTTTGATGGTGCAATAATGGATGAAGGTGACTTTAGCCCTCACCCTACATGTTATAACGGGCCTTTGACTCAATTCGAGAAAGCAAATGCCATTGCAAAGGCACAGGAAGCATTAACCAGAGATGGTTTTATGGTGGTTATGAAGCCTACGCATGTATGGAGACGGTTTTACATG GCAATCCCTGTTGCCTGGACGGCTAAACATCACTTAAAAGAAAACACAGATATCATTCTACGCATTAACAAGCGTACATGGAGGACCAGGTATAATTATCACAAAAATCGTGATTGTGGAGGGCTTTCTGGTGGTTGGAAGTGTTTTGTGAATGacaataatttaatagaatatgATGTGTGTGTATTTGAGCCTTCCAATATAGGAGGAAAACCTATCATCCTGGATGTTATCATCATTCGGGTTCTGGACTCAGCAGTTCAAGCACCAGTACCTCTGACCATAACACACCCTGCCTCTTGCTAA